AGACTTAATAGCTAAACATGCAAAATATTTAGTGATAATAGTTATGATCACACCCCCACACCTGGACACAATTGGATAGACTGATCTCATTATAAATAGTTAGATGATTACATGAGTGTATATGAAAGATAAAGcagacaatatatatatatatatatatatatatatacatacataaaaaaaaactaataacaAAGAAAACCCAATAAACCTCTTCAAATTTGAATTCAATTGGATTGTATTCTTAGCGACAAAAAGACCACAGACAGTTCATGATCTGCTGGGTGCGTGCTTgcgtgagagacagagagaaacaagtATGAATGTGTCTAAAAGTACAATTTCCCGTGGAGTCATGAAATATCAACAACTTTAAATAAGTTAACTGAAGACACGAAATGGGCGTGTAAACTTTCAACTTTTCATTTCTGACAACGCAAACACAAGCCAACATGTTCTTTAGCAGCAAACATTTAACAGCTCtgagaaaaacagcacacaggtGGAGATGTTTTCAACAATTTTAAAATCTACATGAGAAAAATCACGGGTGACATCTTGGCATGATATTTCAAGCatacaaacaccaaacaaagatattaatttcattaaaatgccaGATCAAATCTCAAATTACCTTTCAAATTCAATCCACAATGAGACTACAATGCACTAATGTAACTGCAAGCTTAACCCCATTTTGCTTCCTTGTTGACTTtacaaaagtaacaaaaataaattatattattacagAGTGTGTAAAACTATCAAAACAATTTGATGACTCAAAGTCAAACAATGGGTTCACATTAATTATTATAAAGCGAATATGAACTTTTCACATTATTAATTTCGATGTTCTGTTGAAGTAAATGACgaaaatgtgtcagtgatgtagagaatgaaaagaaaagtaagaacTGCTTTTAACTTAGCTAAAAAGCTTTTCTTGTATGAATATGCAGCTCTATGAAATGTGCGTAACATTGGGTTGGAATGCTCAATTTTAAAAGCGACGTGAAAGATAGGCTACACTTTTCAAAGAAATTATAGCAACAACTGATAgagagcaacaataaaaaagctACACATTATTACAACATTATTCAAACAAATCTGAAACCTATTTggattagaataaaaaaaatttaactatGCATAACATTTAATCATTCAATGTCAAGTGCACATCAGGTCAGTCGAGCTCCCAAATGTCCTCAACTGTTTCTTTAAGCTTGTTCTGTACATTTAGTCAGTACATATATCTATGTATACTGTATATGTCTTTGTGGCTtactccctgtgtgtgtctataagTCACTGGCAAGCAATTTAAAGAGTGGGTGGTAATTTCTGCATGTAAACAGGCTCAAGGGGTGGCCCAAGAGCCCAGTTATATGCATTTCTTGAGGCAACACAGATACAGAAAGGAGCTGTCGTCACTGAGCTCTCACATTAAAACCCTGTAGGTGAGATTAGCTCCTAGCCTGGCTATTCAGCATAATTCACTCGAATACCGTAAAAAAATACCGAAAAAGATTTGATAGTGTCAAGTATTAATGGagaataaaatgcaaatgaaggcCAAGTAAGCTGACATCATTAATGTAAAGTGCCCTCTTCCTGAACAATGTTGCTTTCTCTTCTGAATTTACTTTTGGACTTTCTAGGAGTTTCTTTATTGAAACTCATACTTTGAAAGTATTGCATCTTACTCTTGGGCCGACTTAAATattatgtctgtgtttgtggttaTTTGCCTTGCTGCATTGTATAGTTTCACTGCAACCTGACAAAAAGCAGCACACCTTTCACAAGTGCAAATTAAACTGTGACCAcatttttgtctgatttttctttttgttaaggAGTGGCTCTTAATTTCACGTCTTTATACACTTAACAGCTCTTTGCTTTGTGGAATAAATGTGACGCTTAGGCAAGATTTGCTGGTCATTGGACACAGTGAAGAGATGAATGGAGTGAATTTTCCTCCCATTGATTAGGCACTGCCTTCGTTAATTAAAATATCTTTGTAGACTGGTTGCAGTATAATTTCTCATCAGGGACACATCCCCTCTGGCCAGGGTTGTGCTGCccgaacaacaacaacaaaggtgTCAAATATCTGTCATAGCAATTTAACAGCGATGTTGTTGCTATAGCTGCTGTtgacattgttgtttttgcttaaTTAAAACAGCAGTGTTAGATGTACCACACACCTTTGATTTTAACAGACCCTGCTTATGCCTCTCATACTCAATCTTACACAGGCTTATTTTTGACATAATACTGGTAACGTAAGAAAGACACACGTAACCCTAACCATTACCATTAAAACAGAACCTTGTTATACCTGAcgatgaaatataaatataaatttgaacATTACCTTGAAACAGTGATTAAGtagagtaaaataaatcatacaacatgttaaataaaatgcatcCCATGTTTCTATTGAAGATATTTACACTTTCTCAGATGGCATGAATACTTTCCAGTGGACTTATTCTGACATCTAGTGGCGTATCTCCATACTCACTTTCTTATGTTTAATATTGCCAAATTTGATAAACTTCTGGATTTGTTTTCTAATGCAGCTGCAATCTATGGGCTCTCTTAGATCTTTGGATAAACTCTCGGTGTTATAGGTTCAATACACCTTACATGTTTGACTCATTGCAAGATAGACAGATgaatcaaatgataaaaatacaCATCCCTGTTCAAGATGGCTACTGTCTCCATTTAAGAAAGGTTACGGGTTGTTTATTTAGTATGGTGACAGTCTTCATAGGTAAACTATTTAAAGTGGACGTTTTCCACGAAAACCGATAAACTCCCATTATTGTGACAGAGACTTTTGCCCGTGTTGTGCACAGATGAAGGACTGTGGGCAGCATCGGTAAATCTCCATGAGCTGCATCAGGACCACGAACGCATCGTCGGCACGCCGGCGTGCCCGCGCGTAGGCAGagacagcagccaatcagatcgaGCGTCGGGCTACGGGAGCGGGGCGTGTGTCTGACGTAATAGCGACCCGGGCTGCGCGCACGTTACGTCGTCATCACTGCAGTCTCTcacaagcagctgcagcaacagaaacacagcacgCCCATCGAAAGCCTCTGAGTCTGGAGGAAAAGGTAATGTTCAGGCCGAAACGTTTAAAGAGACACAGCCGGATGGGCCGCAcattttattcgtttttttttttttaatgcacgTTTTGCAGATTCAGCTCAGTCACGTTGTTGGATAACGCTGAATTGTCGCGTTGTGTTCAGGGGCAGCGTtgatgtccccccccccctctctcagAGGGAGGCCCTTCGATTTACTTTGTGCAAAATCGGAGACTTCGTAATGCGGCTCCTTTTGTAGCCTGTACCGAAAGGCGGTCCTATTTTTAAGGAGTAGGAGAGCACCGTGGTGGCGACGAGGCACCACCTAGCTTAGCTTGCCTATCGCACAGCTCGTCGTTAGCTTGTCGTGGAAGAGGTGGACCGTCGGCCTGTTGGTGAGACAGTCAATAACAACCAGTCCGTTAGCCTGCTCATCAAAACTCAGAGATGTTGTGGTGTCAAGCTTAATGTCCTGGGTTACAAGACGATGTAGTGAAGTGCACCCACCGTTACCGATAGTTGGTCaataccattttttttttggttgttgttgacTGGTGTGTGCCACCTATTAACTTCTCACTAAATACATAATGTTTGGCGTTTCAAATGTTGTCAAATACGAATGAGTGGTTAGCTAATTTCCACGAAGTGCTAGCTTGCACTAGCTAGTTCATAGCTAATCACGTGTTGATTAAAGTAAACTAGCAAATGAAGCTGCAAACTAGCCGGCCGTTTTAAATGCATGGTTGTTTTTTGGGCAGGggtctccagctctggtcctcAAATGAGTGGATCTCAGCAGAGTTTGATGActagctgatcatttgaatcaggtgtttTGGAGCAGGGAGACATTTAAAACGTGGTGGGCAGCAGCTCTGCTGGACCGGAGTTGGACACCCCTGGTTTAGGACATTGTCATTAACTTGTCTCACAGACATGTGAATGTGTCACTGTAGAATTAGACTACAAATAACTAATATGTATTATTACAAAATGCAATGTTCATTGTAATATTCAGCTGTGAGTAACACCATGGTCAACATAATCACCATGATGCTGTTTTTGACTACAATTTCATACAGAATAGTGAACTATTGCCTTGTCTTTTttaccccccaccctcccaagGTAACGTTCATAATGGCGTGGGCATCTCCCCAACTGGACCCAGATCTAATGAGGGAGATTCTTGAGTGCCCCATCTGCCTGGAGACCTACAACCAGGACCAAATGAGACCCAAACTCCTGCAGTGTGGTCACACCGTCTGCCGGCAGTGTTTAGAGAAGTTGCTGGCTAATACCATCAACGGTGTGCGCTGCCCTTTCTGTAGCAAGGTCTCCCGTATGAGCAGTATCTCCCAGCTGGCTGATAATCTCACTGTGTTAAAAATCCTAGATTGCACAACATCCTGCAGTGCTGCCGCTGCTGCCCTCATGTGCAAGTCCTGCTGCAACCGTCTACCACGACAATATTGCCATGACTGTGCTATAGTTCTCTGTGAGCTCTGTAAAGGAGAGGGCCATCTGCAACAAGGCCACTCTGTTCAGCCAATAAGGCTGGCTGCTGAACAGCGTCGTAAAGAACTTGGTGAAAAGTTGGCAACGCTGCGTGACGTTATGGGTGaaattcagaagaaaaaaataactattgAAAACATTACCAAATCTCTGAGACTTAAGTACCAGGCAGTGCAGCAGGACTATGCTACAGCTGAGTTACGTCTTCAAGAGGAACTCAGCAGGTCACGAAAGACATTCACAGCTTCCATGGCAGAAGCAGAAAAGCTCAATGGCCAGGTCCTGGAGGAGCAGACGTATCTACTAAATATTGCAGAGGTAAAAGTGGTGTCCCGCTGTGATTATCTGACAATGCGGGTGAGGCAAAGTGACATTGCCTTGTTAAAGGATGATGGTGGAACTAGTGATGACGATGAACTGGATCTGAGGAACACTTTGCCCACCATGTTTCAACTGCAAGAGCCTGAGCTAGTTCGAGCAGAGCACACTAACCCCGTAGAAGTGGGCCAGTTGACCACAAACACTTACACTGTCaatacagaggaggaggagagtgggcTGGAAATTGCTCTTGAAGGTGATGTAGCATGTGTAACTGGGGCAGTAGGGACTGCCAGTGGTGCAATGGGGGTTCCAGTGGATCTTTACCGGGATATTGACATGGTTGCAGCTGTAGAGGAGGCAGTATGTGGTTCACCAGGCAGTTTTAAATCAAAGTCCATGGATGCAGGTGGGGGATCACCTGGAGGAGCCGGAGCAAGTGCAGGGCCCCTAGCCTGCCAGTTTGTGAAGAAGATGGGGTGTAAGGGAACCCTACCTGGTATGTTCAATTCACCAGTTAGCATTTGCGTAACACCTCAGGGTGAGGTGCTGGTGGCTGACCGTGGGAACTACCGTGTCCAGATATTCAATCGCAAAGGGTTTCAGCGTGAAATCCGCCGCAACGCCAGTAGCATTGACAACTTCGTTCTCAGCTTCCTTGGGGCTGACTTGCCTAACCTCATTCCCTTATCCATCGCTGTCACTACTCAAGGCCTAATAGGGGTCACTGACAACTATGATAACTCTGTTAAGGTCTACACTATGGATGGTCACTGTGTGGCTTGCCACAAGAACCAGCTGATTAAACCTTGGGGCATTACTGCCATGCCATCAGGCCAGTTTGTGGTGTCAGATGTCGAAGGTGGCAAGCTGTGGTGTTTGGCAGTGGACCGCAATGTGGGTGTGGTCAGCTACAACCGATTGTGCTCTGCTGTGCGACCTAAGTTTGTGACTTGTGATGCTGCTGGAACAGTGTATTATACTCAGGGCCTGGCTGTGAACTTTGACAAACGTCAGAATGAACCCAACTTGGAGGGTGGCTTCTCCATTGGATCAGTTGGTACTGATGGCCAGCTGGGCAAGCAGCTCAGCcatttcttctcagagacagaGGACTTTCGCTGTATCACGGGCATGTGTGTGGATGCCAATGGAGATTTGCTGGTAACAGACAGTGGCAGGAAAGAAATCCTCCAGTTTCCCAAAGAGGGTGGATTCAAAATTCTCATCCAAGAAGGGCTGGCCTGCCCTGTGGGAGTGGCAACCACCCAGAAAGGACAGCTGCTAGTGCTGGATTGTTGGGACCACTGTGTCAAAGTCTACTCATACATCCAGAGGAGGCACTCCTCCACTTCATAGAGGAAAAGTCCAGTCTATCTGCACACGCGTGAGAGGTTTTGTGGGTATGTATTGGTAGGTGTGTAAGGATGTTTGGAAATGGTAGAAACACTGTCACATCTGTCACTTTAGTTTGGCTGCAGTCCAGACAATTCTCACTCTAACGTGCTATGGGTTATTTGATGAATGTTTTAGTCAGTTTGGTTCAGTTTAATGCCTACTGGAAATTTATTTAATACCTCATTAAAAATCTAGTACTGAAGTTGCCTCTTACCTGTTAATTTTATGGATCGGAATACTAAAACAGACCTTGcagcattttatatttcagaatcCTGGCATATGTTGTCTTACTACAATAATCAAAGGAAGCCATTAATGTCAAAGCTAATGCAGGCACAAAGTAGGGAtgattttccttcttttatcatttgctgttttatcCACCATTCATCCTGACTGTGTGATGCATGGCTCTCTCTGATTTGGCTCAGCTTTGCAACAGAAAAATAGGAGGAAGAAGAGCTGAAATTGAACATAGATTTACATATGAAATAAAGCATACCAAGGCTTTGTGCCTATGAAGCACTTTATTATTGACACATCAATGTTTCCTAGATTTAGGTTTTAGTAGCACAGATTAATGTTGCTGAATGCAGCTGGCAGCTTTAAAGTTTATTGTCCAGTTGGCTAATGAGAAACCAGTTACCAAGTATCAGcgtttttattaaatttaattcaATAACATTCAGGGAACATTATGTGAAACGTTGTCCTGTGGAGAAAAGCTGGACAATACTGGGCAATAGTATTATGTATTTTATTGGGTTCCTGGGGGTTATGCAACAATTTTTACTGACATTGTCAGAACAAATCTGTGTCAgcacataagaaaaacaaagacatcattttGTAAAATAGGCTTATTGTTTTCAGTAAAGCTTCTTTGAGGGTTGCAGAGTGAATGCAATCAAGCTTAGGGCAActgatgtttagttttttagaCTTAATTGTTATTTTCTCTGGTAGTTATTAATACTGCCTAGCTAGCTTGTAGCTTGTGCTTCCCAGTCAGAACCTGAGCAACCGGTTAACAAGAAAATGGAGCAGTCTATCTTTGTCAATGACATTTTCAGAGCAAAGATGACTAACATCTATTGTCTGGTCTACAAAGCCTActgttttcttgtcttcttATTCAACCTCCTGCCAGTGACCTCCCAGCCACAGTCTCACTTACTAGGCCACTAAGGGTCAGCTAATGTGGAGCCTGTTCTAGTCATGCATCTCATCTTTATTTTAGGCCTCTGAATCCCTTGCGTTTTCTTTAACCTTTTACACAGCTACTGATGCATTCTTGGCACCACTTAATTTGCACGATTAAGTAAGTTTGTATGTTTCACTCCATCTATTAGACAGAGCTGTGTCCATCAAGAAAAAAAGCAGTGTTCATTAATAACTAACACATTTCTGTGGTCTCGGATGACTTTTGTAACGTGCAAGGCTCTGCTATTCTGAATCTATCATTCAATTGTCTATATGATTCTTTTGTTACTATGCCAGTGCAACCATCACTTAATAGACCTAGATTAAGTAAAAGAGCACAGCTGATGTTGAACTGTGATTATACAGTGCGGGGACTGGCAGGAGTGTTCAGAATAGCAatgttaaagatgaatgaaaactcCAGCATCACACACCAAATGTGGCTTTGTTACACTGGGATGTTGGATCCATGCCGCTGTGTCTCAGGTTTCGATACAACACTAGACAGCTGCAGCCTGGTCTCTCAATTTGTTGATAGATATGGTAAAGACAACAGCCAGATAAAGTGTTTTACTAGTTAGTGCTAGTGTTAGATAAAACTGATCTCTATCAGCATgcattttgtgtattattttaacATGTAAACTACTACAACTATTAATTACGATTTTGAGCCCCTGAAAAGCATGAAATAGATTATACATTCGGATAAAATTAGAATAAAAGACATCTTTTATCAAAGATATTGTGGCCTAAATATGGGGAATCAAGTTAATCATTGAAACCCACTTAATAAGACTATATCTAACATTTTATATCCATTAAGGCAATACATCCAGTCCAGGTTTGCTCATAAGAGCATATGGCTCTTACTGACTCAGCTTCAGCCTTAAAAAGAAATTCCTTCACAAAGCTGACCTTAACTCTGCACCTGGAGCCCGATTATGTAAGTAAAATGCAAATCCAACTATTTGAGAATCAAACTGTatcaaaaatatacattttgtttttaagatttGTACATAAACAGAAGTAAGAAAAAACTATATCTAAGGTGAGGTTTGTCACAGTTACATTCTTGTGCTTTCTTGTTTTACatgatgtatttgttttatgtggAGCCATCTTATATCTCATAACTAAATAATTCAAGATAGTCTCAGCTGCATGTCAACTTGCcatcaaaatatattattttttcagtgctTACACTTTATTCATGGGGTCTGTAGTTGTAGAGAATAATTCAGACTTCCAATGACATGAAAAGCTAGAAAAATCAAGTGTCCTTGTGTCAGTGTGCTCAACATCAGTGTCTCTCATCATCCACATATGTTTCAGTATATGTCACTGGAGAGAATTTCATTCTGTGCATACCTTGTGCATaagaatttattaatttatactATTGTCAGTGAACCAAACTCACGTCCTTCAGGTGTTAAGTCCTTTTGGAGgctgtgaattttaaaatgtgttgaacACATTAGAGACATCACTGTGTTGTCAAATTCACGTTTGTATTGTTGAATATCTGAGTGCAATAAACATTTATGAAACAATTGAAATGGCAGTCAAGGATTTCCTTTATAAATATCTAATCTTTGTCTTTATCCGCCAATCTTAAAGTAAAACCAAACCTCTAGTAGCCATAATTAGCAGACTGTAAGAATATAGATTTAAACTATTTAAAcaaattttacagttttctgttgtttataaCTATCTTTCCTGCAGTGCATCATAACTTGTGTGTATGAATTTCTAACCTTTAAAGTGACATGTACAACAGCATGTGTTTACCTTTTACCACTGACTGAGCATCCTAACCCAGCcaggttttatattttacttccTTGAGCACAAACTTCTGTTCCCAAACTTATATCTTTTAATACTGGATAGGCACAATGCATCATGCATACAGGAGAGTCAGGGGTaagtatgttttcatttgagcaGGTTATTTTACTAATGCACTAAAATCTAGATTTATGCAATTAAATCTCATTCTATTGTGTCACTGCCAGAAAGCATGTTGGTGCtgaaaagacactttaattATATCTTACACATTGTAAGAGGTCGTAGGTGTTCAATCTTGGTGCTCATTGACCCAAAACATgcttttcttcttattattgtcACGTAGTGTGTAATAAGTTCTATTTTGAAACCCACGTGCCAAACTGCCACACTCAAAATCAGCATCTATTTGGATTACAAataaacatgattaaaaacacCATCTAAATGGGACAGTGCTGCAAGATGCTTTGGGCAGACTGTTAAGTCATCAATTCATGCAGCTTATGCTGTTTTAACTGGAAGGCAAATCAGTCAGTGCAGATTAAGTTTTTAAACATAACCCAGTTTGTATTCAAAGTGCAAGCAAGTGCTTCCTTCAAATATTGCAAATCTAACTGTACTTCTTCGTTGTGAGTTTGCAGTAGGCTGGTGGCTTGGAGTTCGAAAAGGTTTGGGGTGTGGTGTTCATTCTTGATACTAAACCCATCACATCTGATGTTCCTGCTATTTGCACCCAATTCGAGCATGATCTTTTCTACTGTGTACACACTGCGTGATTCAGTGACATCTAGTGTGGAGGTTGCAGATTGCAACCGGCTGAAGCACAGCCTTTGTATTGAAATTTAACCTTTGTATGGCTCTCaggtaatgtaatgtaatgtagaTGTTTGATTTATCCTTTATGGAATGATTATAGAAACATGGTGCAACGTGGCAGCCTCCCCGGAACAGGACTTTCTGCTTAGATATGAGGAGCTCATTGTAAACAATGATGTGATTAGAAATAATTATGAATAACATATCGATTGCTGCCAATAAATCACTCTAAATGCTGCGCACTGGCCCTTAAAGTAATTTTATCATAAATCTCTATCCCCAATAATTTATATGTTATGTGTGTGAATGGCGTCCCCGTTCGTCCCTCTAGGATTTAGCATTCAAACCTTTTTCATCCGTCAGCATGCTCACCTTTCTGGTACTgcaaccagagctgctgctgggccTTCTTGCTGGGGAAGTAGATGCTGCAGCTGAGCTCAGAGCCGTACAGGGCCTCAGACACATAGTGGCTGCCGTATTGCTGGAGAAAAGCCATCAGCTCCTCACGAGTGCTGTCTGCTGAAAGTGTCTTCAACACTTTGGAAAAGCCTGCCAGGTGAGGATGGATATATTCCCAATTAATGTCAAGATCATCAGTAGGCACaaatagacagatagatagatggataaaGAGATTGCATCAATTACTAGACAGTAACTGACCAGTGCTGACTAAGCTGGTATTTAAATGCGTAACAACCACATGCATCTACGTATTAAAATCAACGTGTGGAGTCATTCTGACACTGACCTGCAGATAAGGTAATGGAGCTGAGTTTGACTTTGTATAGATTGCTGCGTACTCTCCATTGTTGAACCATTGGGTAGCCAACTGCCTCACTGAATTGGGCATCACCTAAGAAATGCAGACAAGAGGAGAGCAAAGAGGCAATTTAGAACAGAAGGAAAGAGATAGGAATGCCATTAAACAGAACTCTTTTAAACTTCGATTCataaagagcagcagaagtTCAAAGTAAagggataaataaataaattccattATTTCATTTGAGCAGTTTATTGTAAATCCATTGTTATCCATGATTGCCTTAACATCATTTACTATCACAGCCCATATCCCAGCTGCTCGTGGATCAATGGCAGATATACAGTGCAGTTGGAACTCCAAGTGGATTGCTGACATTAGAAGTGAGAGCAATCTTGCAATCCTCTGCAATTCAATTACCAGACTTTCACACTAGTTTAGGACTAAAAACCTCTGAAGggaagagcaaagaaaaaaacaaaacaaacaaaaacaaaactgtttacaAGACCCTTATTCTCGGCCCCTGGAAAGTATTTTATACCATGAGGCATTTATGCACGttgaaaaaatacaatttagtTCCTATGTGTGTATGAGTCCAATTCTAGTAAAAGCAAAAgcccagttaaaaaaaaaaaaaaaaatctctgggGTCAATGTGGACTAAATGCCAATTTAGCTAATGGAAGGATTAGAGAGCAGAGGTGGAGGTGCAGGTTTCAAGCCAATATTTAAGTGATTCTGTCCCCATTGGAATGGGGTGGAACAGATGAGAGAGGGATAAAAGGATGAAATGGGAGGTTAAGTCTTAGGTCCTGTGTGGTGTGAGTGTTTGGGCATTTGTGGCATTGTGGCAGTATCTAAAAATACCTATATACCAAGTATTATGCAATACTTGGTATATAAGTAATTTAAATTGGGTTTAACACAGTGGCACAAAAAACACGTCACCCTATCCCTTTTCAAAGGGATATCATTTTCAGGAAATATGTTCCTATGAAGGACACACTCTTATCTCATATTTAATAGTTTCTATATAATATGCTCATCTGGACAAATGATAAAATGGGTTTGGACCCTGGAGCTTTACAACAGAGACATTCATATACATAATTTGTTCAAGATGAACATGGGGGTTGCGTTTTGCTATAGGCTTTAATCAGTTCAGAATTTATGAAGCCATAAACCATGACTGGATCACAGAGAGATAATAGAGCTGCCACTGAAAAATGCATGAATCAAATGATTctaaacaagacagaaaaaagcagaTATCTACAA
This sequence is a window from Echeneis naucrates chromosome 12, fEcheNa1.1, whole genome shotgun sequence. Protein-coding genes within it:
- the trim32 gene encoding E3 ubiquitin-protein ligase TRIM32 isoform X2 translates to MAWASPQLDPDLMREILECPICLETYNQDQMRPKLLQCGHTVCRQCLEKLLANTINGVRCPFCSKVSRMSSISQLADNLTVLKILDCTTSCSAAAAALMCKSCCNRLPRQYCHDCAIVLCELCKGEGHLQQGHSVQPIRLAAEQRRKELGEKLATLRDVMGEIQKKKITIENITKSLRLKYQAVQQDYATAELRLQEELSRSRKTFTASMAEAEKLNGQVLEEQTYLLNIAEVKVVSRCDYLTMRVRQSDIALLKDDGGTSDDDELDLRNTLPTMFQLQEPELVRAEHTNPVEVGQLTTNTYTVNTEEEESGLEIALEGTASGAMGVPVDLYRDIDMVAAVEEAVCGSPGSFKSKSMDAGGGSPGGAGASAGPLACQFVKKMGCKGTLPGMFNSPVSICVTPQGEVLVADRGNYRVQIFNRKGFQREIRRNASSIDNFVLSFLGADLPNLIPLSIAVTTQGLIGVTDNYDNSVKVYTMDGHCVACHKNQLIKPWGITAMPSGQFVVSDVEGGKLWCLAVDRNVGVVSYNRLCSAVRPKFVTCDAAGTVYYTQGLAVNFDKRQNEPNLEGGFSIGSVGTDGQLGKQLSHFFSETEDFRCITGMCVDANGDLLVTDSGRKEILQFPKEGGFKILIQEGLACPVGVATTQKGQLLVLDCWDHCVKVYSYIQRRHSSTS
- the trim32 gene encoding E3 ubiquitin-protein ligase TRIM32 isoform X1 — encoded protein: MAWASPQLDPDLMREILECPICLETYNQDQMRPKLLQCGHTVCRQCLEKLLANTINGVRCPFCSKVSRMSSISQLADNLTVLKILDCTTSCSAAAAALMCKSCCNRLPRQYCHDCAIVLCELCKGEGHLQQGHSVQPIRLAAEQRRKELGEKLATLRDVMGEIQKKKITIENITKSLRLKYQAVQQDYATAELRLQEELSRSRKTFTASMAEAEKLNGQVLEEQTYLLNIAEVKVVSRCDYLTMRVRQSDIALLKDDGGTSDDDELDLRNTLPTMFQLQEPELVRAEHTNPVEVGQLTTNTYTVNTEEEESGLEIALEGDVACVTGAVGTASGAMGVPVDLYRDIDMVAAVEEAVCGSPGSFKSKSMDAGGGSPGGAGASAGPLACQFVKKMGCKGTLPGMFNSPVSICVTPQGEVLVADRGNYRVQIFNRKGFQREIRRNASSIDNFVLSFLGADLPNLIPLSIAVTTQGLIGVTDNYDNSVKVYTMDGHCVACHKNQLIKPWGITAMPSGQFVVSDVEGGKLWCLAVDRNVGVVSYNRLCSAVRPKFVTCDAAGTVYYTQGLAVNFDKRQNEPNLEGGFSIGSVGTDGQLGKQLSHFFSETEDFRCITGMCVDANGDLLVTDSGRKEILQFPKEGGFKILIQEGLACPVGVATTQKGQLLVLDCWDHCVKVYSYIQRRHSSTS